From one Streptomyces sp. R41 genomic stretch:
- a CDS encoding CDP-glycerol glycerophosphotransferase family protein — protein sequence MPRFSIIVPVFKVQGFLAECLESVLEQSYTDLEVIAVDDCSPDGCGAILDEYAARDPRVRVLHLPENVGLGRARNAGMPYATGDFLFFLDSDDTLTPGALRAIADRLDETADPDHPDVLVFDYARTYWWGGTRRNVLARVLTESGDGTFTAAEHPEILELLMVVWNKVYRREFVEREGFAFPPGYYEDTPWTFPVMLSAERIATLDRICLAYRQRRQGNILSTTSRKHFDIHDQYERVFAFVDSRPELASWRPYLHRKMGEHCLDILSKPDRLPESDKREFFRLTAALFRKHKTTEPVPRELRVLEGGFARYRARRQAGRLGRELGRRGQQARKAAATRVKRGWSAVHEHRSLDANLAVYSAFSHRGVLGDPAAVYHKAREIAPHIRGVWVVRGEEEAALLPEGVEHVLLDSLRYRQVTARATYFVNNVNWPGTLVKRPGSVHVHTHQGTPLKYMAADLLDKPGARHGLDVPQMLRRADRWDYSLVANRHSELVWDRAYPCHFTSLRSGSPRNDVLVRARPEDGLAVRERLGIPADHRVVLYAPTRRDYVRGGHVDRIDLARFADDLGEGHTLVVRLHPSLADGPARGMGLSELHRRKIVVDATDEPHVEDLMLASDVLVTDYSALMFDYANLDRPIVLHTDDWGAYAASRGAYFDITADAPGHVAGSYRELVWLFASGAWRDADAARLRAGFRARFCEFDDGRAAERVVRTLMLGEKADEPAPVVPLPAQAGHDVLASS from the coding sequence GTGCCCCGCTTCAGCATCATCGTGCCCGTCTTCAAGGTGCAGGGCTTTCTGGCCGAGTGCCTCGAATCGGTCCTGGAGCAGTCGTACACGGACCTCGAGGTGATCGCCGTCGACGACTGCTCGCCGGACGGCTGCGGCGCGATCCTCGACGAGTACGCGGCCCGCGACCCGCGCGTACGGGTGCTGCACCTGCCCGAGAACGTGGGGCTCGGCCGGGCCCGGAACGCCGGAATGCCGTACGCCACCGGGGACTTCCTCTTCTTCCTCGACAGCGACGACACCCTCACGCCGGGCGCCCTGCGCGCCATCGCCGACCGCCTGGACGAGACCGCCGACCCGGATCACCCCGACGTCCTCGTATTCGACTACGCGCGCACGTACTGGTGGGGCGGGACACGCAGGAACGTCCTCGCGCGGGTGCTCACGGAGTCGGGTGACGGTACCTTCACGGCCGCCGAACACCCGGAGATCCTGGAGCTGTTGATGGTGGTGTGGAACAAGGTCTACCGCCGCGAGTTCGTCGAGCGCGAGGGCTTCGCCTTCCCGCCCGGGTACTACGAGGACACGCCCTGGACGTTCCCGGTGATGCTCAGCGCGGAGCGGATCGCCACGCTGGACCGGATCTGTCTCGCCTACCGCCAGCGCCGCCAGGGCAACATCCTGTCCACCACCAGCCGCAAGCACTTCGACATCCACGACCAGTACGAGCGGGTTTTCGCCTTTGTCGACTCCCGCCCGGAGCTGGCGAGTTGGCGCCCCTATCTGCATCGCAAGATGGGCGAGCACTGTCTGGACATCCTCTCCAAGCCGGACCGGCTGCCCGAGTCCGACAAGCGCGAGTTCTTCCGGCTGACGGCCGCGCTCTTCCGCAAGCACAAGACCACCGAGCCGGTGCCTCGCGAACTGCGGGTCCTGGAGGGCGGGTTCGCGCGCTATCGGGCCCGGCGTCAGGCGGGCCGCCTCGGCAGGGAACTGGGGAGGCGCGGGCAGCAGGCGCGCAAGGCGGCCGCCACGCGGGTCAAGCGCGGCTGGTCCGCGGTGCACGAACACCGCTCGCTGGATGCGAACCTGGCGGTGTACTCGGCGTTCTCGCACCGCGGGGTGCTCGGCGACCCGGCGGCCGTGTACCACAAGGCGCGGGAGATCGCCCCGCACATCCGCGGGGTGTGGGTGGTGCGGGGCGAAGAGGAGGCGGCGCTGCTTCCGGAGGGCGTCGAGCACGTGCTCCTCGACTCCCTGCGCTACCGCCAGGTCACCGCGCGGGCCACGTACTTCGTCAACAACGTCAACTGGCCCGGCACACTCGTCAAACGCCCCGGCAGCGTCCACGTCCACACCCACCAGGGCACCCCGCTGAAGTACATGGCGGCCGACCTGCTGGACAAGCCGGGCGCCCGGCACGGCCTCGACGTACCGCAGATGCTGCGCCGCGCGGACCGCTGGGACTACAGCCTGGTCGCCAACCGCCATTCCGAGCTGGTCTGGGACCGCGCCTACCCCTGCCACTTCACCTCGCTGCGCAGCGGCAGCCCGCGCAACGACGTCCTCGTGCGCGCGCGGCCGGAAGACGGTCTGGCCGTCCGCGAGCGTCTGGGCATCCCGGCCGACCACCGGGTGGTGCTGTACGCGCCGACCCGCCGCGACTACGTCCGGGGCGGGCACGTCGACCGCATCGACCTCGCCCGCTTCGCCGACGATCTCGGTGAGGGCCACACCCTCGTCGTACGGCTTCATCCGTCGCTGGCGGACGGCCCGGCGCGCGGGATGGGACTGTCCGAGCTGCATCGCCGCAAGATCGTGGTCGACGCGACCGACGAGCCGCACGTCGAGGACCTGATGCTCGCCTCCGACGTGCTGGTCACGGACTACTCGGCCCTCATGTTCGACTACGCCAACCTCGACCGGCCGATCGTGCTGCACACCGACGACTGGGGCGCGTACGCGGCGAGCCGGGGCGCCTACTTCGACATCACGGCGGACGCCCCCGGCCATGTGGCGGGTTCCTACCGGGAGTTGGTGTGGCTGTTCGCGTCCGGGGCGTGGCGGGACGCGGACGCGGCGCGGCTGCGGGCCGGGTTCCGGGCGCGGTTCTGCGAGTTCGACGACGGGCGGGCGGCCGAGCGGGTGGTGCGGACGCTGATGCTCGGAGAGAAGGCCGACGAGCCGGCCCCCGTCGTCCCGCTGCCGGCACAGGCGGGGCACGACGTCCTCGCGTCGTCGTGA
- a CDS encoding CDP-glycerol glycerophosphotransferase family protein: protein MPRFSVIVPTHGVAGRLAQALDSVLSQSFGDFELIPVCDAPDSPAGTVAAAYAARDSRVAPVHSPPSGGLSAARNAGMAAANGMYLLFLDGDDDLVAGALGALDIKLRADTDVLYFGHERVHWWEGESSRPPLDKDPEVIGVHVPAWSAAYRRAFLTENGLTFPGGHFTDAGWGGLVTLASERTAVLHTVCVRHHLRRQGSRLNTPGEHHFELLDQVASVLARAAEQTVSAAKAHALFGQLFALVLKTAAHPTRVPPRRRRAFFRRAGRLYRRHRPAGFRPPPGSLGVQHRLLATGAYSAFRALRGANQAAAKAAQKVPRPKMLRTRVLYAAHLRRALDENLAVYCAYWGRGYACNPAAIHAKARELAPHIRSVFLVEPEAVDALPKGIDHAVIGSHRSWEVLARAKYLINNANFADGVVKRPGSVHVQTQHGTPLKKMGVDQSTYPVVAAATGSFTKLLTRVDRWDYNLSSNRHSTQMWERAFPGTYEALEYGYPRNDVYYTATADDVARVRERLGVPEGRTALLYAPTHRDYSTGFEARLDLEAFCEEIGEDFVVLLRAHYFYDEGDRRKSSGRIIDVTGHRSSEDVCLAADALITDYSSIMFDYANLDRPIVVYADDWEIYRETRGVYFDVMQAPPGPVARTPQDLARVFTEASYADSASTALRARFRERFCQFDDGRAAERVVRRVLLGEPPEAIPPVVPLAERLPAPAASTLVRS from the coding sequence ATGCCCCGCTTCAGCGTCATCGTGCCCACCCATGGAGTCGCCGGGCGACTGGCCCAAGCGCTGGACTCGGTCCTCAGCCAGTCCTTCGGCGACTTCGAGCTGATCCCGGTCTGCGACGCGCCCGACTCCCCGGCCGGGACGGTCGCCGCCGCGTACGCCGCCCGGGACTCCCGGGTGGCTCCGGTCCACTCGCCGCCGTCGGGCGGGCTGAGCGCGGCGCGCAATGCCGGGATGGCGGCGGCGAACGGCATGTATCTGCTCTTCCTCGACGGCGACGACGATCTGGTGGCGGGCGCGCTGGGAGCCCTGGACATCAAGCTGCGGGCCGACACGGATGTCCTCTACTTCGGGCACGAGCGGGTGCACTGGTGGGAGGGCGAGTCGAGCAGGCCCCCGCTCGACAAGGACCCGGAGGTCATCGGCGTACACGTCCCGGCGTGGAGCGCGGCCTACCGTCGCGCCTTCCTCACCGAGAACGGGCTCACCTTCCCCGGCGGGCACTTCACGGACGCGGGCTGGGGCGGCCTGGTGACCCTCGCGAGCGAACGCACGGCGGTACTGCACACGGTCTGCGTACGTCATCACCTGCGCCGCCAGGGCAGTCGCCTCAACACCCCGGGCGAGCACCATTTCGAACTCCTCGACCAGGTCGCATCGGTGCTCGCCCGTGCGGCCGAACAGACCGTGTCCGCGGCCAAGGCGCACGCGCTGTTCGGTCAGCTCTTCGCCCTCGTCCTGAAGACGGCGGCGCATCCGACGCGGGTGCCCCCACGCCGCCGCCGGGCCTTCTTCCGCCGCGCGGGCAGGCTCTACCGGCGCCACCGCCCGGCCGGGTTCCGGCCGCCGCCGGGCAGTCTCGGAGTGCAGCACCGGTTGCTCGCGACCGGCGCCTACAGCGCGTTCCGGGCTTTGCGCGGCGCCAACCAGGCGGCCGCGAAGGCGGCACAGAAGGTGCCGCGCCCGAAGATGCTGCGCACCCGCGTGCTCTACGCGGCCCACCTCCGTCGCGCCCTCGACGAGAACCTCGCCGTGTACTGCGCGTACTGGGGCCGGGGCTACGCCTGCAACCCGGCCGCCATCCACGCCAAGGCCCGCGAACTCGCCCCGCACATCCGCTCGGTCTTCCTGGTCGAGCCCGAAGCGGTGGACGCGCTGCCGAAGGGCATCGACCACGCGGTGATCGGCAGCCATCGATCCTGGGAGGTGCTGGCCCGCGCCAAGTACCTGATCAACAACGCCAACTTCGCGGACGGCGTCGTCAAACGCCCCGGCAGCGTCCACGTACAGACGCAGCACGGGACCCCCCTGAAGAAGATGGGCGTCGACCAGTCCACGTACCCGGTGGTGGCGGCCGCGACCGGCAGCTTCACCAAGCTGCTGACCCGGGTGGACCGCTGGGACTACAACCTCTCCTCCAACCGGCACTCGACCCAGATGTGGGAGCGGGCCTTCCCTGGCACGTACGAGGCGCTGGAGTACGGCTATCCGCGCAACGACGTCTACTACACGGCGACCGCCGACGACGTGGCCCGCGTGCGCGAGCGGCTGGGCGTCCCCGAAGGCAGGACCGCCCTCCTCTACGCGCCCACGCACCGCGACTACAGCACCGGCTTCGAGGCGCGTCTCGACCTGGAGGCCTTCTGCGAGGAGATCGGCGAGGACTTCGTCGTCCTGCTGCGCGCCCACTACTTCTACGACGAGGGCGACCGGCGAAAGAGCAGCGGCCGGATCATCGACGTCACCGGGCACCGCTCCTCGGAGGACGTCTGCCTGGCCGCCGACGCGCTGATCACGGACTACTCGTCGATCATGTTCGACTACGCCAACCTCGACCGGCCCATCGTCGTGTACGCGGACGACTGGGAGATCTACCGGGAGACGCGGGGCGTCTACTTCGACGTGATGCAGGCGCCGCCGGGGCCGGTGGCCCGCACTCCGCAGGACCTGGCCCGGGTCTTCACCGAGGCCTCCTACGCGGACTCGGCCTCCACGGCCCTGCGTGCCCGATTCCGCGAGCGCTTCTGCCAGTTCGACGACGGAAGGGCAGCCGAAAGGGTCGTACGAAGAGTGCTCCTGGGTGAGCCGCCCGAGGCCATCCCGCCCGTGGTGCCGCTCGCCGAGCGTCTGCCGGCCCCCGCCGCGTCCACCCTCGTAAGGAGCTGA
- a CDS encoding carbohydrate ABC transporter permease, producing MTAHADRLPKSAPVSAVKAKQSLGARLAGGVSGGLLRVFLLLVGLFWLVPTIGLLLSSLRKPEDMSASGWWKVFSEPSQLTVDSYQKLLENSDITNSLVNTVLITVPATVLVVVIGSLAGYAFAWMEFPGRDWWFLGVVGLLVVPVQVALIPIAELFGKIGIFGSIIGVVFFHVGFGLPFAVFLLRNFFAEIPRELLEAARLDGAGELRLFVRVVMPLGGPAIASLGIFQFLWVWNDMLVALVFSNSSSQPITVALQTQVRQFGNNIDVLAPGAFISMVIPLAVFFAFQRQFVSGVMAGAVK from the coding sequence ATGACCGCCCATGCCGACAGGCTGCCGAAATCCGCGCCCGTCAGCGCCGTGAAGGCCAAGCAGTCCCTCGGCGCACGGCTCGCCGGCGGCGTCAGCGGCGGGCTGCTCCGGGTCTTCCTGCTCCTCGTCGGCCTGTTCTGGCTGGTGCCGACCATCGGGCTGCTGCTGTCCTCGCTGCGCAAGCCGGAGGACATGAGCGCGAGCGGCTGGTGGAAGGTCTTCAGCGAGCCCTCGCAGCTCACCGTGGACAGCTACCAGAAGCTGCTGGAGAACAGTGACATCACCAACTCGCTGGTGAACACGGTACTGATCACGGTCCCGGCCACCGTCCTCGTCGTCGTGATCGGTTCGCTCGCGGGCTACGCCTTCGCCTGGATGGAGTTCCCCGGCCGCGACTGGTGGTTCCTCGGCGTGGTCGGACTGCTGGTCGTTCCCGTGCAGGTGGCGCTGATCCCGATCGCCGAACTCTTCGGCAAGATCGGCATCTTCGGGTCGATCATCGGCGTGGTCTTCTTCCACGTGGGCTTCGGCCTGCCCTTCGCGGTGTTCCTGCTGCGGAACTTCTTCGCGGAGATCCCGCGGGAGCTCCTGGAGGCGGCCCGGCTGGACGGCGCGGGTGAACTGCGCCTGTTCGTACGGGTCGTGATGCCGCTCGGCGGTCCCGCGATCGCCTCGCTCGGGATCTTCCAGTTCCTGTGGGTGTGGAACGACATGCTCGTCGCGCTGGTGTTCTCCAACTCGAGCAGCCAGCCGATCACGGTCGCACTGCAGACACAGGTACGCCAGTTCGGCAACAACATCGACGTGCTGGCGCCGGGAGCGTTCATCTCGATGGTGATCCCACTCGCCGTGTTCTTCGCGTTCCAGAGGCAGTTCGTGTCCGGAGTCATGGCGGGCGCGGTGAAGTAG
- a CDS encoding ABC transporter substrate-binding protein — MRSNLRVRRSPNHSTNHATHRSRRAAQAAAAAVIAGALTLTACGGDNKDKGKDNNGTESSGGSGGVTLPKLDGASLEVAAVWTGPEQANFKKVLAEFEKRTGAKVTFVPAQDPIINFLGSKIAGGKPPDVAMLPQPGAIKQAVDKKWAKPIGAEAQAELSKNYSQGWQDIGKVDGKQYGVYYKAANKSLIWYNAKVFENAGAQEPKTWKDLLATAQTIYDSGVTPFNVAGADGWPLTDWFENVYLSQAGPEKYDQLAQHKIKWTDPSVKQALTTLAQIWGKKDFVAGGGAGALQTEFPASVTQTFTGGDQPKGAMVFEGDFAQVNIAETKAKVGTDAKVFPFPTVGSTAPVVSGGDAAVILKDSKAAQALATFLASPDAATIQAKLGGYLSPNKNVPNSAYPNAVQQKIAKALIAAGDDFRFDMSDQTPQAFGGTPGKGEWKDLQDFLKNPTDVAGTQAKLEKDAAAAYGSGS, encoded by the coding sequence ATGCGCAGCAATCTTCGTGTACGCAGGTCGCCCAATCACTCCACCAATCACGCCACGCACAGGTCACGCAGGGCCGCACAAGCCGCCGCAGCCGCCGTCATCGCCGGCGCGCTCACCCTCACCGCATGCGGCGGCGACAACAAGGACAAGGGCAAGGACAACAACGGCACGGAAAGCAGCGGCGGCAGTGGCGGCGTCACCCTTCCCAAGCTCGACGGCGCCAGCCTGGAAGTCGCCGCCGTATGGACCGGCCCCGAGCAGGCCAACTTCAAGAAGGTGCTGGCGGAGTTCGAGAAGCGCACCGGCGCGAAGGTCACCTTCGTACCCGCGCAGGACCCGATCATCAACTTCCTCGGTTCGAAGATCGCCGGTGGCAAGCCGCCGGACGTCGCGATGCTGCCCCAGCCCGGGGCCATCAAGCAGGCCGTCGACAAGAAATGGGCCAAGCCCATCGGCGCCGAGGCGCAGGCGGAGCTCAGCAAGAACTACTCGCAGGGCTGGCAGGACATCGGCAAGGTCGACGGCAAGCAGTACGGCGTCTATTACAAGGCCGCCAACAAGTCGCTGATCTGGTACAACGCCAAGGTCTTCGAGAACGCGGGCGCGCAGGAGCCCAAGACCTGGAAGGACCTCCTGGCCACCGCGCAGACGATCTACGACTCCGGTGTCACCCCGTTCAACGTCGCCGGCGCCGACGGCTGGCCCCTCACCGACTGGTTCGAGAACGTCTATCTGTCCCAGGCGGGCCCCGAGAAGTACGACCAGCTCGCCCAGCACAAGATCAAGTGGACGGACCCGTCCGTCAAGCAGGCCCTCACCACCCTCGCCCAGATCTGGGGCAAGAAGGACTTCGTCGCGGGCGGCGGGGCCGGCGCGCTGCAGACCGAGTTCCCGGCCTCCGTGACGCAGACCTTCACCGGCGGCGACCAGCCGAAGGGCGCCATGGTCTTCGAGGGCGACTTCGCGCAGGTCAACATCGCGGAGACGAAGGCAAAGGTGGGCACGGACGCGAAGGTGTTCCCGTTCCCGACCGTGGGCAGCACCGCGCCGGTGGTCTCCGGCGGTGACGCGGCTGTCATCCTGAAGGACTCGAAGGCGGCCCAGGCACTCGCCACCTTCCTGGCCTCGCCGGACGCCGCGACGATCCAGGCGAAGCTCGGCGGCTATCTCTCCCCCAACAAGAACGTGCCGAACTCGGCGTACCCGAACGCCGTGCAGCAGAAGATCGCCAAGGCGCTCATCGCGGCCGGCGACGACTTCCGCTTCGACATGTCCGACCAGACCCCGCAGGCCTTCGGCGGCACGCCCGGCAAGGGCGAGTGGAAGGATCTCCAGGACTTCCTGAAGAACCCGACCGACGTCGCGGGAACCCAGGCGAAGCTGGAGAAGGACGCGGCGGCGGCGTACGGCAGCGGGAGCTGA
- a CDS encoding CDP-glycerol glycerophosphotransferase family protein produces MPRFSVIVPAYKVQAYLHECLESVLEQSYPDLELIAVDDCSPDACGAIIDEFAARDARVRAVHLPENVGLGRARNAGLEQATGDYLIFLDSDDSLTQDALRAIADRLKETSEPDVLVYDYARTYWSGEAVRNQFAAQLTEQGPAPFRLADRPGLLRVLMVVWNKAYRREFVEREGFAFPPGYYEDTPWTYPVLMSAETIATLDRVCVHYRQRRHGSILGTSSRKHFDIFEQYDRVFAHIDSRPELAPWRPVLFRRMVDHFSTVFVRRGRLPRGSRAEFLRKSRAHYRRYRTPGAPVPLRTRVRHALVRLGTHRAYRLLSLASHVRRHTVYRAKALLRRTRGAALQLHYRVQLRLPLRADRAVFSSYWGRGHGCNPGALESAFRTWAPHITTAWIAHAEHHHTIPASTRRLRPATAAYWTALARSKYLVNNVNFDRRLVKRPGQIMIQTQHGTPLKHMGLDLQDRPAASRGTDFAELLRSVDKWDYCLSANRHSTLVWERVFPSSYTTLEYGLPRNDVFQQATSGDVTRLRESLGIPESAVAVLYAPTYRDYRRTQRRTLDLERMLRQLGPRFVVLTRAHHSYAGSPASAAPSSSGRLIDVSDHPSIESLCLASDVLVTDYSSLMFDYAVLDRPIVIHADDWEAYEAARGTYFDLRAFPPGAVARSEDELIDIFATGHWRGSRSAQLRAAFRERFCPYDDGRAAERVVRRVVLGETAGLPPFIPLAERHPVPSAAAARPAPPLATVPPPGGAVPATENL; encoded by the coding sequence TTGCCCAGGTTCAGTGTCATCGTCCCCGCGTACAAGGTTCAGGCGTACCTGCACGAGTGCCTGGAATCCGTCCTCGAGCAGTCCTACCCGGACCTCGAACTGATCGCGGTCGACGACTGCTCGCCCGACGCCTGCGGGGCGATCATCGACGAGTTCGCGGCCCGCGACGCCCGCGTACGCGCCGTACACCTGCCGGAGAACGTGGGCCTGGGCCGCGCCCGCAACGCGGGCCTCGAACAGGCCACCGGCGACTACCTGATCTTCCTGGACAGCGACGACAGCCTCACCCAGGACGCGCTGCGCGCCATCGCCGACCGGCTGAAGGAGACCTCCGAACCGGACGTCCTGGTCTACGACTACGCGCGCACGTACTGGTCGGGCGAGGCCGTCCGCAACCAGTTCGCCGCGCAGTTGACGGAGCAGGGGCCGGCGCCGTTCCGGCTGGCCGACCGGCCGGGGCTGCTGCGGGTCCTGATGGTGGTGTGGAACAAGGCGTACCGCCGGGAGTTCGTCGAGCGCGAGGGCTTCGCCTTCCCGCCCGGCTACTACGAGGACACGCCCTGGACCTATCCGGTGCTGATGTCCGCCGAGACGATCGCCACCCTCGACCGGGTCTGCGTCCACTACCGCCAGCGGCGCCACGGGAGCATCCTCGGCACGAGCAGCCGCAAGCACTTCGACATCTTCGAGCAGTACGACCGTGTCTTCGCGCACATCGACAGCCGCCCTGAGCTGGCCCCCTGGCGCCCGGTCCTGTTCCGCCGCATGGTCGACCACTTCTCGACGGTGTTCGTGAGGCGCGGCCGGCTGCCACGCGGCTCGCGGGCCGAGTTCCTGCGCAAGTCCCGTGCCCACTACCGCCGTTACCGCACACCGGGCGCCCCGGTCCCGCTCCGCACCCGCGTGCGGCACGCACTGGTCAGGCTGGGCACCCATCGCGCGTACCGCCTGCTGTCACTGGCGTCCCACGTCCGCAGACACACCGTGTACCGGGCCAAGGCGCTGCTGCGCAGGACCCGGGGCGCCGCGCTGCAACTCCACTACCGCGTCCAGCTCCGCCTCCCGCTGCGCGCCGACCGTGCCGTCTTCTCCAGCTACTGGGGCCGCGGCCACGGCTGCAACCCGGGCGCCCTGGAGTCCGCGTTCCGCACCTGGGCGCCGCACATCACCACCGCGTGGATCGCGCACGCCGAGCACCATCACACGATCCCGGCCTCGACGCGCAGGCTGCGCCCCGCCACGGCCGCGTACTGGACGGCGCTCGCCCGCTCCAAGTACCTGGTGAACAACGTCAACTTCGACCGGCGCCTGGTCAAGCGCCCCGGCCAGATCATGATCCAGACGCAGCACGGGACCCCGCTCAAGCACATGGGCCTCGACCTCCAGGACCGCCCGGCGGCCTCGCGCGGCACGGACTTCGCCGAGCTGCTGCGCAGCGTCGACAAATGGGACTACTGCCTGTCCGCCAACCGCCACTCCACCCTGGTCTGGGAGCGCGTCTTCCCGTCCTCGTACACGACGCTGGAGTACGGCCTCCCCCGCAACGACGTCTTCCAGCAGGCGACTTCGGGGGACGTGACCCGGCTGCGCGAGTCGCTCGGCATCCCCGAGAGCGCGGTCGCTGTCCTGTACGCGCCGACGTACCGCGACTACCGCCGCACCCAGCGCCGCACCCTCGACCTGGAGCGCATGCTGCGCCAACTCGGTCCACGCTTCGTCGTGCTGACCCGCGCCCATCACTCGTACGCGGGGTCCCCGGCGAGCGCCGCGCCTTCTTCGTCGGGCCGCCTCATCGACGTGTCCGACCATCCGAGCATCGAGTCGCTGTGCCTCGCCTCGGACGTGCTGGTCACCGACTACTCGTCCCTGATGTTCGACTACGCGGTCCTGGACCGGCCGATCGTGATCCACGCGGACGACTGGGAGGCGTACGAGGCGGCCCGCGGCACCTACTTCGATCTGCGCGCCTTCCCGCCGGGCGCGGTCGCGCGCAGCGAGGACGAGCTGATCGACATCTTCGCGACGGGGCACTGGCGCGGCTCACGCTCCGCACAGCTGCGGGCCGCGTTCCGCGAGCGCTTCTGCCCGTACGACGACGGGCGCGCCGCGGAGCGGGTCGTACGCCGTGTGGTCCTTGGCGAGACCGCCGGCCTGCCGCCGTTCATCCCGCTCGCCGAACGGCACCCGGTCCCGTCGGCGGCCGCGGCCCGCCCTGCCCCGCCCCTCGCGACCGTGCCGCCGCCCGGCGGCGCCGTCCCCGCCACCGAGAACCTCTGA
- a CDS encoding organic hydroperoxide resistance protein yields the protein MDAIYTAVATATHGREGRAISSDGKLDVQLAPPVELGGNGQGTNPEQLFAAGYAACFASALGLVGRAAKVDVTEAAVTGEVGIGKQGEGFGLKVTLRIELPDSVDESTGRKLVEQAHQVCPYSNATRGNIPVELVVE from the coding sequence ATGGACGCGATCTACACCGCTGTCGCCACCGCCACCCACGGCCGCGAGGGCCGCGCAATCAGCTCCGACGGCAAGCTCGACGTGCAGCTGGCCCCGCCGGTTGAGCTGGGCGGGAACGGGCAGGGCACCAACCCCGAGCAGCTCTTCGCCGCCGGTTACGCCGCCTGTTTCGCCAGCGCCCTCGGCCTCGTCGGCCGCGCGGCCAAGGTCGACGTCACCGAGGCCGCGGTGACCGGTGAGGTCGGCATCGGCAAGCAGGGCGAGGGCTTCGGCCTCAAGGTGACGCTGCGCATCGAGCTGCCCGACTCCGTCGACGAGTCGACCGGCCGCAAGCTCGTCGAGCAGGCCCACCAGGTCTGCCCCTACTCCAACGCGACCCGCGGCAACATCCCGGTCGAGCTCGTCGTCGAGTAA
- a CDS encoding carbohydrate ABC transporter permease produces the protein MTGTRKTVAALFLLPALVLLGALVVYPIGYSVVRSFYNQSGDGFAGIDNYKSLFTDDGIRTALKNNIIWVVFAPTVATALGLIFAVLTERVRWGTAFKLVVFMPMAISMLAAGIIFRLVYDQDPDKGVANAVWVGIHDTFAESSAFPKAHPGRQSPLEPQSGGFITKNPVQVGQSVTLPLVGVAPDQMPDSATKAVQAKTEPGKVTGTAWQDFTRGKGVGKLGQVDPSELGYAGMRIEAVKDGKVVDSTKVRDDGTFTLSDKADGAQLRLPAGNFKEPYNGLDWLGPSLVTPAIIGSYIWMWAGFAMVLIAAGLAGVPRELLEAARVDGANEWQVFRRVTVPLLAPVLAVVTVTLMINVLKVFDLVFIIAPGSSQDDANVLALELYRKGFSEDQPGIASAIAVFLLLLVIPVMLFNVRRLRREVRR, from the coding sequence GTGACCGGCACCCGCAAGACCGTGGCAGCCCTCTTCCTGCTGCCTGCCCTCGTGCTGCTCGGCGCGCTCGTGGTCTACCCGATCGGGTACTCGGTCGTCCGCAGCTTCTACAACCAGTCCGGCGACGGCTTCGCCGGCATCGACAACTACAAGTCCCTGTTCACCGACGACGGCATCCGCACCGCGCTCAAGAACAACATCATCTGGGTGGTCTTCGCGCCGACAGTCGCGACCGCGCTCGGGCTGATCTTCGCGGTGCTCACCGAACGGGTGCGTTGGGGCACGGCGTTCAAGCTGGTCGTCTTCATGCCGATGGCGATCTCGATGCTCGCCGCGGGCATCATCTTCCGGCTGGTGTACGACCAGGACCCGGACAAGGGGGTCGCGAACGCGGTCTGGGTCGGCATCCACGACACGTTCGCCGAGTCGTCCGCGTTCCCGAAGGCCCACCCCGGACGGCAGTCACCACTCGAACCCCAAAGCGGCGGGTTCATCACCAAGAACCCCGTCCAGGTCGGGCAGTCCGTCACCCTCCCCCTCGTCGGTGTCGCCCCCGACCAGATGCCCGACAGCGCCACGAAGGCCGTACAGGCCAAGACCGAGCCCGGCAAGGTCACCGGCACGGCCTGGCAGGACTTCACCCGTGGCAAGGGCGTCGGAAAGCTCGGCCAGGTGGACCCGAGCGAGCTCGGCTACGCGGGCATGAGGATCGAGGCCGTCAAGGACGGCAAGGTGGTCGACTCCACGAAGGTCCGTGACGACGGCACGTTCACGCTCTCGGACAAGGCCGACGGGGCTCAACTCCGGCTCCCCGCAGGTAACTTCAAGGAGCCGTACAACGGACTCGACTGGCTCGGCCCGTCCCTGGTCACGCCGGCCATCATCGGCTCGTACATCTGGATGTGGGCGGGCTTCGCGATGGTGCTGATCGCGGCGGGGCTCGCGGGGGTGCCGCGCGAGCTCCTGGAGGCCGCAAGGGTCGACGGGGCGAACGAGTGGCAGGTCTTCAGAAGGGTCACCGTGCCGCTGCTCGCGCCCGTCCTCGCGGTCGTCACCGTCACCCTGATGATCAACGTGCTGAAGGTCTTCGACCTGGTCTTCATCATCGCGCCGGGCTCGTCCCAGGACGACGCCAACGTGCTGGCCCTGGAGCTGTACCGCAAGGGCTTCTCCGAGGACCAGCCGGGCATCGCGAGCGCCATCGCCGTGTTCCTGCTGCTGCTCGTGATCCCGGTGATGCTGTTCAACGTCCGGCGGCTTCGGCGGGAGGTGCGGCGATGA